From the genome of Prionailurus bengalensis isolate Pbe53 chromosome D1, Fcat_Pben_1.1_paternal_pri, whole genome shotgun sequence:
GTGAAGGTAAACACAGTATGAGGAGTACTGACTCCATGCCATCCCAGGGTCCCCTAAGCGTTGTTTCTGCTCCACTCAGTTCCCCATCAAAGCCCATCAGATGATGCCCATCTCCAAGCAGGACCTGCAGGCTGGACTTCCCCAAGTATACTTTGGATCCAGGCGGCCCCAGTGTGGGGAAGCAGAGGTGCTTGCTAAGAATGCGTAGGTCTGGGCTTTATGATGCGTGGGCCTATGGAGTCCCCTCTGACAAAGGACCCATTTTTGTGAGGTGGGCTACACTGGACGGGCCGGATGGCAGGTCAGGTAGGTCTTCTCTGGCGGCTCTTTGAAGGTGACCAAGGAGTAGTTTCCCTGTACACCACCAGGGGGCGCCAGAGGTTGCTCAGCTCTAATGAGGACTTGTCCCACCATCTATTAAGGCGTCTTTCTTCCATCTCAGATCTAGGATGGGACAACAGAGAGAAAGCACGGTGCCGGCCCTTTCCCACCTATCAACTTGCTGATTGCTGCCAGCCCAAACAGGGCCACATTGAGGCACTGGAGGTCAAGCTTCCAGACTCTGTTCTTTATTGATAAGCATTAATGAACCCCCTGCCAGTTCTGCCCTCAGATTCCCAGCCTGAAGTGGGGAGTGTGTCTTTGCCTCTTAGACACCTGCCTGAGTCTGCCTTTGTCCAAGGCTGTGCCCCTCAGCCACGCTCTTCCCCAGACCACAGCATTTAGGTCAGGGAGGTGTGTAGCAGGCATCTGAAGGGTCATGGTCAGGTCCTGGTCCTCAGAGACCACGCTCCATGTAGGAAGTGCAAACTTCAGCTGTGCTGGCTCCCAGAGGGGGCTCCAGGAGCCTGCTGGTTAGATGGAAGGCTGAGCCTCAGAGACCTCCAGATTCAGCCTCTTTCCTCTTCACACTCTTCACAGCCAAACACTCTCATGGCAGAACTGAGCCAAGGGGGCAGCAAACTGGCTCCCGCTTGTGTCCTGAGGTCCTGGGATCGCAGGCAGGAGGCCTTGGGCGGTGCCTCAAAGGGGATAGACATGCCAGAGGCTgtgcaaggggagggggagggaaaaatcAGAGCGAGTCAGTTAAGTCCTTGATCTGATTTCACCAGCCCCAATTCTTGGCCATGGCCTATAGTCCTTGGCCAACCCCTCTGTACTAAATAGAGAGTCCCTTGGGCCCTGGGTGCACTCTTCCCCCACCATTAGCTCAGAGCTAAGAAGTATTAAAGCCATCTTCTGCCTTCCTGAGCCAGGCACCCTGTAGAGCCTTCTCGCCCGTTCAGCAAAGCCCAAGAgccttcacccatttcttcctCAGGTCAGGGCAGCCCCCACCTGGGGCCAGCAGGCTGCTGGTGCCTGACGAAAACCCTGGCCCCCCTGAAAGCCCTCCCTGGCCTGTCTCTGACCTGTACTGGAAGCGGGGATCTCCAGGGTGGGTCTGCAGCACCTGGCGCACTTCGGCGGGGGGCTCCAAGCCCATCTGCTCGGCCCGATGCCAGCGCTGCAGCCGCGTGATCCCTGCCAGGGTGGGAAGAAGACACTGAGTCCAGGCTAGAGaatgtgtgtggaggggtgtgtTGGGACCTCCACACCCCCCAGTCTCAGCAGACCCAGGCAGGGGCTTGGCTTGCTTCAGGGACGTGTGGATGACAGGACTGTCTCCAGGATGTGCTCCTGGGGCCTGAGGGGGTTCTCACCTGTGCAGGGCCCATATTGCCAGGCCAGATCAAACTGCCTCAGCAGCTCCAGCTCTGCTTCATCCACGCTCAGAGGCTGGGGCTCTTCCCCTGCAATGACATGCTGCTTCTCAGGCCTGCCCGGGGCCTATGCCCTGCAAGGCCAGCCCCCTGCTGCTCGCTTCACAGCTGTCCCACTGCTCCCCGGCCCTCGCCACCCCTTGGCCTCCGCCGGCCGTTGCCAGGCCTGGACTAGGAAGTAGAGGACATACTTCACTTCCCCTGCCATTGCCCGCGTCCACCCACGTCCTCTCATGCCCCTCGGTGGTGTCCACTGCTCCCGTCCCCCAATCTTTAGAGACCTAGCTCTGGCGCCAGCTCCCCCTTGCTGTGCCCAGCGGGGCCCTCCCTCCTCTTCACTACAGGGTAGGAGTCAGTGATGAGCCGCTTCCGGCCCATGGCGGCCACCCAGGCAGGCAAAGAAGGAGGCGACTGCGAGGAAGGAGACAGGCCAGCGGGCACGAGAGAGACagctgctgagagagagagagagagtgagagagggctGAGGCCAGAGAGCGAGCCTGGGGCCAGCGACAGGCAGACACGGTGACCCAGACTAGCCGAGAGGAAGTCCGCTGGTTCCAGGGAATGacgcctgtcccccacccccacaagcaCGCAAACATTAAAGACCTAAGCCAATGGCTGGCCACCGCTGCGGGGCGGGGCCCGGCTTCAGCCAATGGCAGGCGGCGCAggcagagggggcggggcagcTGCTGCAGCTGTGTTCTGGGGGAGAAGGGGCGAGGCTGGGGTGGGAGACCTGTCAAGATGCCCCAGACGGCaccacctcctcctgccccccctcCGCCCCATTGGTCTGCAGTGGGTCTCGGGGGACTTAATAGAGCGTTATCCTTAGCCTCTCACTTCCCGTTTGCCCTTCCTAGGCAAATGTTCTTTTCAGCCTCACTAATCCCCGTGGCCGGTTGGTAACTCCCCAGAGTCCAGCTGGAGCCTCCGCTCCCACCCCTTGTCCGGCAGAGCTCAGTGGGGGCAGGTCTGGAGGTCCGATGAGAGTTTGGGCTaatccagccccctccctgctcccatcccacccccactgGCCCCAGGAGACCTGGCTGGAAAAGCCCATGGGTTCCAAAGCTCCTTTCTCACAGTCTGTGCCCAAAGACCCTGCCCACTCTTAGTCCAGGCAAGCGTTGGCCTTGTCAACTCTCCCGGAGTCCTGCAGCCTGCCCCATGCCCACCCTACCAGTCAGGAAGATTCCACACTGAGCAGGAGGCCAGAGTGTATTGGTATCCCTAGTTTTTCATCAGTAAAACCTGCCATCTCACTAATATGACAGTATGAGCAGAAAATACCCACACTAAACCAAACACTTATATGGCGCTTACAGTATGCCAAGTACTGTTCTCAGCATTTCCCCACATATTCGCTCAACTAAAATAGAtgtaaaatgattcttttttttttttaagattttatttttttaagtaatatctacccccagcatggggcttgaactcatgactctgagatcaagagtcacatgccccactgactgagccagccaggcgccccataaaatggTTCTTGAAAGTAGGAAGTGCTGATAGTCACAGCATTGTGGGGCCCCAGTTAAACCACAGGccgtgccctccccacccctcccctcccaggagcTCAGAGGCTAATAGCGGAGGCAAACAGGACGCACAAGTTGTCAGTGCGGGGATAAAGTTCCTAACAAGGATAGGGGAGAGGGTGGGTCAGAGATGAGTTGGACCACAGGGCTGCCTTAGCACTGGAAGacctcctggaggaggcaggctgCTGTAAACAGTGTCTCTCAATTCTCCGCCCATGACCTTTGTCCCTTGGGCTCCTGTCATCGCTGAGTCACCCCtacaccctcctccccctcaccAACTTCCTGGCAGCAGGCAACGGCGCTGGTCAGCGGGAGTCTGGGAATCGGCACAGGGACCAGCCCAGCTCTAACTGCCCTCTAGAGATCCATCTAGTTCCTCCTTCCAGGAGAGCCGGGCCTGCTCAGAGGCTTCTGCCTGCCCCCTCTTCCACTGCTCTGGGGTGCGGGTGCGCTGCGTTAGGAGTGAGGTGGGCACAAGAGAGGAAAATGGTCTGCAGAGTGGACCGCcaaaggggaggagcagggacaggACATGTCTTCAGGGGCCTCCTCCTGCCTGGCTCTCCCCATCCACTTCCTTGAGGAGGGCCGAGTGGGAGTCAGAGCTCGCGAATGCACTGCACGGAGCTGGAGggcccttccctgctttattttctgggctgggcctggcctAATCCCCCATCTGCCTCGTGGACTAAGTGGGGCCCACACTGAGGGAGACAGGGGCCCTGCTGcactggggaggggagcagggaggcccTCTCCACCAGGCCCGGGAAGGGCTGAGGTGCGGAGTCCAGTCAGGCACTGAGCACGCCACGGAGGGATCGTGCCCAGGCTCGGTGGGACTGACCACTCTCTCCCCAGGGGGCGTCCCAGAGGTGTGCGGCACCTCACTCCTGAGTCCACAGAGCCCCGAGGGAGTAGGAAGCCATGGGCGGGGCAGACCCCTCCCCATTCCTAGTCCTTCCCACCCCTGAAAGCTGATAGCCGTGGGGCCCTGCCACCGCCCAGGGAGCGTAAAATGAGGTGTGCCGCTGGGAGGCCACAGTGGCTCCTACTGCCGCCCGagcccatttccccctctcctctggcacCCTGGCCTGCTCTGAGGGCACTGTCTGGGCCGTCCCCGCCAGCCACCCCCGCCTCTGCCTGGCCCGGGCCCTGCTAGCCTCTCTCACCCAGCCCGGCCTGTAGCTTTCCCCCATCAAGGCAATCGGCTCAAGTGCAGGCACCCCAGGACTGTTTCTCTGGCCTGGAGTCAAGGGAACTCTCCGCAGGCGGCATCGCCCTCCTGTCCTAGTCATGCAGTAGTGGGACCGAGCTCCAAGGCTCAAAGGAGCTGCCACCCAGGAGCTTTGGAGCCATCCCTGTCCAACTGGCATCCTTCTGTAACTCGGCCTACCCACCCAACAGGTcttgtccttcttccttcccttcctgtctgcccccatctcctttcttcctggaaCCCCTGTCCCTACTCAAGCAGCCTCCCAGCCTATCCCCCAAACTGCTGTCGTGGGGCCTATCACAATTTGGGCTTCAGGCTAGAGGGCCAGGCCAGAGGTCTGAGTTAGGAGCTGAGTTCTCCCTCCTTCAGGGACTTTCCTGAGAcccaggagcctgtttccgggTCAGCTCTGACCCCCAGAGGATGGTTATGGGACTGGCAGGAGTGGCCGATGCATCTCAGCCTGGGAACACTCAAGGGCCTTGCTTGAGGCCAAGACCAAAGTCTTGGGGGAACCCAAGGGAAAAGGAGAGCGAAGACCGGAACAGGAGCCCAGCACCTTCCTGAAGGCTGAGGCCCACTGCCTACTGCTCCGAGGGGAAGGGGACTAGGCCTGGCTTAGCTCAGACAatgtggcagggtggggggggcctCAGCACTGCACAGGTGCCCTAggagccccttctccctcccctagCTCACAGTGGGGCTCGTCGTGGAGAGAGTCAGCTAGAGCCAGGAAGGTTGGGGCAGGTATAGAGAAGCAGCTGCCTGGGGCCCAGCAGACTGTGGGTGTAgcctgctctccttccctctccccagcatcCCCTTCCTCAGGCCCTCAGGCCCTGCCACCCACCGGGAGCTAGAGATTCTGGGCAGCCAGACTCGtatccctgccccccccacccacatGCCCACACACCATGGGCTCCATTCCCCACCCTGTGGACCAGAATTCTTTCAGGCAACTCCTCCTAGTCCATCCCAGACACCCCACCTCTCCCAGCTCCAGGTTCTCTGGCCTTGTGGGCTTTGGGGGGCAGGAGCCTGGTGGAAGGCAAAGGTCCCCCTCCATCTGGGTTTTTCTGCCACTGGCTGGCTTTTCTGCCATGTCCCAACCATCCCCTCGGAGCCTTCTCCCATTACTGCCCCTGTCACCTTGGCCAGCTGGCCCTGGAGAAATTCTGGGAACAGTTGAAAAGGGATCCTTCTGGCCATTTCTCACCTTGGCCACCAGGTGTCAGACTTTGTCTAGCTGGGAGGAAGGTCCTAGTCCGTTTCCACCCAGTTGGCCAGGCCTTAGAGGTCagggcaagttggggaggggcctaGAGGTGACCTCTGCACTAGGGAGGCTGGAAGACCCTGAAGGTTGAGAGGAAGGGCTGGAACTCTGGTTCTAAAGCTCACAGCTACTTCCTcattgtccccacccccaccccactgacAAGGGCTTTGTCTACTGCTGGGAACTGGGGGACCAGGCTGAGTCAGGGAGCTCAAGAACTGAAGGGACAAAGGCAGGGACAGTTGTGGCTCCAGAGAAGACGGGGGAGCTGAGAGGGAACCACCCATCAGAGCACTCAGTCAGGGGCCCGGATCACTGGCCCTTACCCTCTAGGTTAAGGGGAACAAGGGCCTCCCTTGGCCCTTCCCCATTCGGGGTGGCTGTGGCGAGTGGGCGAATGTGTGCGCGCGTCTGTAAGACGAGCACTTGAATGAGTCTCTTCACATACTGCGAGGGCCCTGAGTCCTGGATGTTGGGTCAGTCTTTGCAAAGGCAGGAAGCTGGCAAGGCGTCACCGGCCTTTGgccaccctccacctcctccacacccactcccacccctgcccccgaaGTGGCCTCTCCCGAGGGACCGTTCGCCAACTCGTGCCCATCCTCGCACACACGGGTGCGTTTCCAGATACCCAAGAGGATGCCGAGCTTCCTGATccgctctgtgctgtctggatggagaggatggggaggagagcttctctccttccctcctactCTCCCTAGCCTTCCTGGGACAGAAGGACTTCCAGAGATAATGTCCTCCTTCCCATGGCACCGCAGGCCCCAGGCAGTCCAGGTTTTTAAGCTGACCTCTGCGTACCTGGGCCCCTGACGCTAAGGCCACACTTAAGAAGGCGGAACCTGAGTAACCGACACAGACTCACCACCGGTCCCGGAGCAGTGGTGGGTGGAGAACCAACAACGGACTCATAGAAGAGCCTGATGACTTGTCATTTACCCAGGGCCACCTGCTCACGGTCCGAAGCTCCAAAACCCAAAGGACGGGCTCCTACCCCGACACCATCAGTCACCATCAGTAGGGGGCTATCTGGGGGAGAGTTCAAGAATTCAGACTCTGAGATGCCCTTTCCGGCTCAGCTGTCCCCTGTGTCCGCCTCCCCCACCTTACTCTTTATGACGCCCCGTCTGTGTCCTCAGCCGGGCCGACTTGTGTGCTTGCCCGCCCTTCCCCGGTTGCTCTCCTCCTCCGTTTCCATCTGCTGCAGGTCCGGCTCTGAGACCCCGCATGCGCTGCAGCTCCCGGCCACTCAGAAGCACCGTTTCgagctctctggagtctctcGACACTCGAGTCTCTGCCATTCCTGCCCTGTCAGTCCTCGGCCTTGGGAAGTGCCCTCTTTTCACCCTGTCCTCTCCCCCTGCCATCCCTGGCTTGCTAGGGGGTGTCACAATCCACGACAGAGATGTGCGTGCTGGTGTCACCTGGCTCCATGTGGCTGGCCAGCCGCCCTTTTgattcccttcctctgcttgtccCTCTCCATTCTTCTCCAGCTCCCACCCCTCCCGCAGCCATTTCGCGTTTACATctcttctgtttaaaaacaacagcagaccaggggcgcctgggtggcgcagtcggttaagcgtccgacttcaaccaggtcacgatctcgcggttctcgcggtctgtgagttcgagccccgcgtcaggctctgggctgatggctcggagcctggagcctgtttccgatgctgtgtctccctctctctctgcccctcccccgttcatgctctctctctctctctgtcccaaaaataaataaacgttgaaaaaaaattaaaaaaataaaataaaataaaaaaccaacagCAGACCAACCAACCACACAAAAAACCTTCCTTGCTCCTGCCACCAAATGCCTGAGAGAATACATTcaccccttttccttctttctcacctCCTCCTTTAATCTCACAGTTGGAGTCTACCTC
Proteins encoded in this window:
- the POLD4 gene encoding DNA polymerase delta subunit 4, translated to MGRKRLITDSYPVVKRREGPAGHSKGELAPELGEEPQPLSVDEAELELLRQFDLAWQYGPCTGITRLQRWHRAEQMGLEPPAEVRQVLQTHPGDPRFQYSLWHVYPL